In Lactuca sativa cultivar Salinas chromosome 5, Lsat_Salinas_v11, whole genome shotgun sequence, the DNA window AATCGAGAGACCGGAGAGATATTGGTTTAATCACAGACCAGACAGATAAGCATTTGTAAAAGCCCAGAAAGCCACCAACCATCGAAGCATTAACTGTAAAGCCTGATGGGGAAGAATCCCTCTTCCACATAAACATAGAAAGGAAAGTCAACAGTCCCAGAGCCTATTCTTTCAAAGAGCGCATTCCCGCACCCTATTATCTAGCGGCTCTTTCTGTGCGTGGTTCTCTTTTATACTCTTGATCTGGGAAGCAGGCACTCTTCTATAAACTTTCGAGAGGGTTCGTAGCCTTTCTAACGGTTTTCAACCTCACTCAGGGCGAAtctaaaaaagttttttttaagtgtTCATAAATCGTCTATGAACAAATTGAACAGAAGACATATCCATAGGCAGCAAAAGAAGACTTTCGCTAAACAAGAGAGAGCTTCACAAGAGAAATAAGTCGATTCCTTATTTTCTTCTATTATAGGTAGTGTGCACAGGAAAAAGAGAAGAACGACAACAAGATATCAACAGCCCCAAGGAAGTCAAGCTCAGAAGGCAAGAATTTTTCTATACTCCTCACTGGGATAGAAGGAATTTACCTGACATAAGCGAAAGAAGGAGTTGACTGGTATTACCGGATCACAGTCCCTAGCTATCTTCCAAACAGATCTCCTTTTTGCATTGCCTTTTCGATAGCACAAGTAAATGTCTGGTGCGCATAACCGCTGCCATCTACACTTGGAGAACGGGACCGGAAAGAGCCTATTCGAGAACAGTAAGAGCAGACAATGAATGTACTTGCGTCCTCTTCTTTTACTATTATACCTGCCCATGGAACTGTGCACAACCGATTTGTAACAAGCAAGAAGAGCGGATACGTCGTTCTTTCTCTTTCAAAGAGCGCTCTCGATGGCTAATGTATTGACCTCTTAAAGCATTTCAACAGGCCTGTACAGATAAATGTATCTTTAACCACTTTATAGCCTTGGCATATTTGCTTTCTTTCCCGCTTTCGACTGGGTTCAAAAGGACGATGGAAGCGAAAAGATCACACCGAAAAAGCCGGAATCAGTGTATTGCCTGGGGATGATAGCCTTGTTGATTGCAAGTGCTATCTTAGATCCATTTTGACAGGTCGGTTTAGTAAGAAATTTTTTCAAGAGAAGGAAGTTTTAAGCAAGGAGACTCATCGAAGAAAGGGTTGTGACTATATGGATGTATCGAAAGACGGATGAAATAGATTCTCATAGCCTATCCCTTGTCTTGTTTCCTGCCTACGTTCCAACCAGTAGTAAGCAGCTAACCTTCCTGCCCGTCCGGGGTTATCTTTGCTCGGTTCCGCATTCAATCCCATATCGATCCATTTGAGGGGGGTCAAATTCTGCGCTCTTATAATTGCTTAGATAGAAGGGTTCAAAAATCGTATACTTTTTCGATGCCCTCTATCGGCGATAGTTCGACGGACTACTTTTGCAATGTCTGTCACATGAAGAAGCTCAGCAAGCCTTGCAAGAAGTACATGCTTTACTAATGCATAATAATAGTGGTTTGCTGGGTTGGTTTTGCTCTCTACCTTCTCACGGGGATGGAAACAAGAGAGGTCAACTGGAGTGGAAGCCAAACGAAACGACAAGGCCGAAAATTTGTGATCGACCCGAAGAACCCTTACCTTGATGCCTATAGAAAAATTGATTTGATAGTGATGGCAAGAATCCGAGAAAGactgttttttctttttcttgatttgaTAGTGATGGCAAGAATCCGAGAAAGactgttttttctttttcttattctTGTGTTGTTTCTGAATGGCATCATAGCTACACGAGGGAAAGCGATGTTGCCTACTCTGCTCTGCAGCAAAAGGGGGCCGCTTTCTTCCCCCTAAAAAATGCCAGTTCCACCATCAGGGCCCAGCAAGCACCATAATTCTGTTCCGAGGTTGCGTTTCATTCCAGCAACAGTAGTCTATGGTTCGAAGCGCCTTTTCCTTAAGCATTTCTTTCTCCATATAAGGTTAGGGAGGAACCTGAGGGAAAAACCGCTTTCTTACCAGAAGAAAGAGGGAGTCGCCCGTCCCGGGAAACGAAGTATGCTTTGGTGAGCGAGAAGCATCCATGTATAGGGGAAGGGGCGGTGGGCTTAGTAAATATAGTATATAGTTCCACTTGGTGAATAGTGCCTCGGCTCGGTTGAGTCATTTTTTTCGCTCAGCTCGCAGCGGACTTGTTCTAGTAGAAAGAAATTTTGATCTAGGAAAAAGACATAAGATTTTTTCGCTAGAGCTCATCACTGAAGAATGGTGGCTTTACTTTTTGGAATTAGAGAATAACTTCTTCGCGTGAGCGGCGTACGTACAACCTTCCCCTCTTAGTCCAAGAAGAACTTCTCCTCCTTCCAGGCCCTAAAAACCTTGCTTCCTAAGCATACTGATAAAGAATTAGCAGAGTCGTCTCCCTCCTCCTAAAAGAGAGAAGCGGGCTAACCCAAGAGAGAGACCAGCCATAATTGCTCTTAAGGTTAGTTAATGGCTTTCAAGGGCTGAGGGACATTAGCCACTCTCTTGCTCGTACCTCGCTAACAACCGTCAACAACCAGTGTTGCAACAACTCCTAAATCAATAGGGCCATAAAGACTAGTCCTACTTCCCTAGAGATTAGTTAATAGCTTCAAAGACCGGCAGGAAGTCATACAACCTAGCTCTCCTTACTTGATAGGGGGTCGGATAGAGGGTCTAGTAAACTAGATGAGTCATTCGAGAGGCTTCAAACTTGGCTAAGCCTTCACATAAGCGGGACTGCTTGCATGTCCATCATTAAATTTGCGGGGTAGTGGAGGGAGTGCTTCCTCTCCTTAACAGTCGAGCTCTTTCTTTCCTCTCAAGGAGCATGAGTGAAACGGAACGGTATCAAGTCTATTAGTCGGAGAGGTCGTACCGTCGAGCGAGTTGGGGAGCTCGACTAAAGCCGACCTGAGAGAGGCCTACAACCGTCGGTCTAGAATGCTAGTAACTCTGGTCTAGGACTAGGAAGGGAAGGCAACTACCCGAGTTCAGGGTCTGTTGGTTTAGAAGTTCTATATTGAAGTTTCGTAGTAAGATATTTCAGTTAGGTAGTGCTCCTTCTCGAATACCAGACTGAGATCACTGATGACTCAACCGCGAAGAATGAAAGAGTTGAGCACTCGATCGCGTTGTGTCTCTCTCTTGTTGCGGATGACTATACTTCCACTGCCAGACAAAACTAGTAATAAAGATATGGAATCCGCTTTTCCCATAACTGCTTGACTCCCGGGCATCACTTGAAGTTTAAGCATAAGGACTTGGGCCTTACCTGAACACAAGCACTCGTACGATTGATTCCATCAATAGGAGCTATCTTGTGCCTACTTCTTGCCTACTATATAGTGGCCCCTACGAATACGCCTGCCCCAAAGACTTCCACAGCACCAATTCCGACTACTTCTGCATCTGCCACGTCTCTAACGAATTAGCCCTCGAGCTTTCAATGCTAGAGCCATTCCCGCGGGAGAAGAACTTACTATAATAAGGAATCTAGCTTGAAAGACTTGATCGGTAGTGCCAGTCATTCCCTACCTTGCTTGTTCAACTTCTCCTATATTGATTCATATAGCAGAGGGAAACTAGTAGGGATATAAAAGCAATCAAATAAGGCATTCTCCGCTGGAGAAGAACAGACTAGGTTTTCTTTCTCTAAACAGATAGAGTTCCGGGATAAAATTAAGCCTAAGCCTGAGTTCAAGAACCTTGCGACTAAATAATTGTTTCATAAAATTCCTTTTGGCACTCACTCTCTATCATGTTCACTATCCCTGATAATAGATATACTAGGTATTATCCCCTAAGTCGCTGGGGGCTAGGTCCCCACCTGTTGTTCCTATGACATAAGCTACCTTACCTGATTCTGACATTCGACTTGAAAGGAAAGCATAAGGAGCCTCAACATCTTTTACCTACGTGACAGAAAGAGATAATTTCGTAGTTAAGGCACTTCCCGATCTAGTAGCTATTTCTGCTGGTGCATTCACGGAAGCATTTTATACGGCCTCTCATGAGACAAGAAAGCAGAAGCTTCTAGAGCCGTATCCTAACCTGATTCAGAAACAGAACGTGACGGGGGCCTAGTTGTTGATGAGTGAGCCCCATCCGATGAATGAGTGGACTTGGACGCTGGGTTCAGAGGCGAGAGCGATAAACGAAGGCATTCCATGTCCCCTTCCTTGTTCAAGTTCCGATTACTTGACTTCTAATCAATCTAGTCCAGACTGCCCCGGCATTCGGTTCATTTATCTAAGAATGAGATTTCTTATCTACTATACTGCTATGACTGCCAAAAAGAAAGCTTCAGCAGCTACATCACCAGTTTCAAATGCACTGGAGCTCTTTACCTCTCGGCTTTACAATATGGATTTGCCAACATGAGCGCCACCAGAGACAGATTGAGCTCACTCTTTTCCCACCGATGACTGACTTGTTCAAGCACTATAGACATCCGTTGCCAGACTTGTCTTCGACGCGGGCAGGGTTGCTTTCTAGACAGACGAGTATGCTCTTTCTCTTCTTGATATTGATGGGGCATCTTCAACTGGCGTATCCAATAGTGTCGCGCAAGACTTGACCGCGTTAGGGGCTTCTTCCTCCGCCTTTAGTGCGACTCCCTAACCTTATTTTCCAGATTCAACTGGAGCTCGAGACCTTCTTTTCCCATCAAAAGGTATAGATGAGGAATCTATCGAGTGTGCCACTAGTGGTCAATATCCATCAACTAGAAAATCGATCTTTATAGGTGGGACACCAAAAATGAAAACAGAAAAAGCtatcaaaacaaaataaaaaagagaCTCCTCAATGGGCAGAGACTTAGCCTCAGGAAATTCTGTTAGTGAGAGACGACCTGGCAGCCTTGCTATGTGATTACAGCCTTTATAAAGCAATTAAGACAAAATGGGATGAATGACTGAACGAGCAGCCGGGCATGGGCATAGGAAAGAAGTTCCCTTATATAATGGAATCATTAAACTAGGCTAGGAAGAAAGATCAATCAATTCGATATGCGCTTTTGCCATCCGATCCGATGACCCCCTTGATTCCCTTTATGTTCTCTCTCTTGCCATAGAGTAAGTGTGCCGTTACGGGCCCCTATCTAGTTGCTTTGTCTTCGACTCAccggaaaaagaagaaagaaggtaTGGAAAAAAGAAAGCATTCACTCCTCTTTATATCTTGCATCTATAGTATTTTTGCCCTGGTGGATTTCTCTCTCATTTCAAAAAAGTATGGAATCGTGGGTTACTAATTGGTGGAATACTAGGCAATCCGAACCTCTTTTGAATGATATTGAAGAAGTGAATGAACGAGCCATGTTCCTAAAAGGAGTGACcatctttcttttcttccctttcCCTATCCCTTAAAAGCCCGGTTGGGCGCTAGCGCTTGACTAATAGAAAGTCAGGCTCTTTTGCCGAGCGAAGCTGCAAGCCTACCCTTCTCGAGCCTACAACAATAGCTTATGCTTACCAAGCCTCAAAATAGGGCTACAACAAGCAAAGCAAGCTTTCCCCCTTCGTTTGTTGTGGGTCGCGCCTCACCGTAGGCACTGAATGAATGAAATGAGTGGAGATCTTCCTTTCCCCTTGCTAATTACCAAGAACTTTGTTGCCACTAGTGGCGAAGAATAATTTCACCATAAAAAAAAAGAACTCGGAGCCTAAAGTAAGTCTACAAGAAGCTGGCAGAGCTTTAGCCATTGGACCACATCGATCTATCCTACCTAAACAGTAAGCCTTTTCTTGTTCATTCTTCGAATGAGGCTAGTGGGGACTAATTCCTTACGGCATGGACTACCAGGGTATCTAATCATGTTTGCTCCCCATGCGTTCGCATCCCAGCGTCGGTAGGGACCCAGAGAGCTGCCTTCGCTTTTGGCGTTCCTTCGTATACTTACGGATTTCACCCCAACACACGAAATTCCACTCTCCTCTGTCTTACTCAAGTGAATTGGTTTCGAGAGCATTCTGCCACTTTTTGGCGACTTTCACTTTCAACCCGATTCACCGCCTATGTGCCCTTTACGCCCAGTCATTCCGAAGAAcactttccccccccccccccccgtcttACCGCGTCTGCTGGCACGGAGTTAGCCGAGGCTTCTTCCTCGAGTCTTGTCATGATCGCGCACTCGACGAAAGAGCTTTACAAGCAGCATTGCCCTTCTTCACTCACGCGATATTGTTGGATCGGGCTTTCGCCCATTGTCCAAGATTCCCCACTGCTGCCCCCCGCGAGAGTCTGGGCCGTGTCTTAGTCCCAGTGTGGCTGATCATCCGAAAAGACCAGCTAAGCATCATTGGCTTGGTCAGCCTTTACCTGACCAACTACCTAATACTACGCAGGCTCATCAAACAGCGCTTTTTAGCTTTCTTCAGGATTTGGTCCGAACTGTTCGGCAGATTCCCACGCGTTACGCACCCGTTCGCCACTTTGTTCTCAACTCTTCTCACCTCCTGGGCAAGACAAGCTACCTTTAGCTAGGAGTTGTGCAaaatgagacttttagagagatAAGGCAGGGAAGCCATTAATGGTATTTCATTCGAAGTGGTGTATTTCAAGTTGGAGAGTTAGGGAATTCAATCTTGGTATTGAAAGTGCGGAATCGTATTGCCGAAGTGGGCTATTTGGATAGGAATGAAATAGGTTTTAGAAGGTACAAGTATTGAAAGAAATCCTGTTTACAATGAGTTCTCAATCGCAAGGTCCTACCCGAGTTACAGAAAGTTGCTGTCGGCAAAGAAGTCTTACCAAGGATAGCCACGACTTTCATTGAAAAAGGATAGGCCACTCGATGAGCGCCCTAATCAATGAGGATAGGTTTCAATGTGGGGGTTTGTACGAGGAATAAGAGGCATATGCAAGAGCAGGTTGCATGAAAGGAACTGACATCTCATCGGAATAGGAAGCGAATCCACTCTTCTATGTGCTAGATGTCGGCATTTCCCCTCTTAGCATACAGCATTCACTTCACTGACGCTTACTTTCAATTTGTTCTAAAGAAACTCCAAcgtcatcttcttcatcatcttcaataTCAAATAGAAATTCAATTTTAGAAAAACTTAAACTCAAATAAAAAACAAGAATAACAATAATATTGatagaataaaaaaaaatttataacctTAAGAAACTTGGGATTCAAACATTGTTGATTCATTGTAGTTTGGTGGCTCATCTTCAACCATATTCTCCAATTCGGTATAACTTGGTTCACCTTCCGTTATTTCATCAACcacccaaaactcaattttatcaATGCATTCATAATCAATTGGATCATAAGACTTTTTGTGATCCTTGAGCctagaaaaaaaatattaatatacttttaaacataaataaagaAAGGGAAAAAAAGTTTGAAAGTATAAGTTACCTATTTTGTAGACGCGAGTTATAATGAACATAAACAAGGTCATTAAACCTTTGATGCTCCAACCGATTCCTTCTTTCAGTGTGGATTCTCTCTAAGACACTCAAATCCTGCTCACACCTGGAAGAAGAAGCTGTTTGGCTTAAAATTCGAATTGCAAATTTTTGCAATTCCAGAGCATCTCCACCATGTAATTTCCATCATTCATCTAATTGAAAAATAACTAAATAATATAATAATCTTTTTACTAAAATTCGCCATTAATGAAGATTTTAACAAATGTTACCTGGGCGAGTAGTATTACGAGAATAAAAAGCAAGTGTTCTACCAAAACTACCTTCATGCTCATGAAACAACTTTAGTTGGTCCATAAGAGTTAGACCACTGACAGTACCATCACTACTGTAACGCTCAATCATAtccataacccccactaccaccTCTGGTTTCTTACAAAAACTTTCTTGATCatattgaaagatcggattcaaCCAATAAGCTGCAGCATGATGACTCTTACGCAACATCCTATCCCAACGATTTTTAATAATGTTAGTGTAGGATGCTACAACTCTTTgttgttgtgaaaaagtttcttAGTTCCTTTTTTTGCCCTATACATCCTTTCATATACATAACCTATAAAAAAACAtcactaaaaataataaaaatgataatATATTTGTAAACATCACTAAAGAATATAAAAAAAGTTATACCTAAAGCCGGCTTCTCATCCGAATCACAAATCCGTAAAAGTCTCAACATTGGAGTCATCACTTTTACTATGATACCACAATTATTCCAAAAGTTTTCATTCAATATGATAAGCttaacttctttttctttttccaaTCTAATCACTTTTTTTATAATCCGGGGAGGTGACCATAGCTTGCAAATCATGTTTGTGATCACACAAACTCTTCAATGCGATAAATGCAGTACCAAAACGAGTGGCACCCGGACGAATAATCTCAGTCCAACCTAGTCTTTTTCTTAACCAATTTAATGGCCATTTGTGGTTATAAACAAAAATTGTAACTCTCGATGCAAGTGTAACCAAATCAGCAACTTGAGGCAACTCCGACATATCCTTCATAATCAAGTTCATACAATGAGCTGCACAAGGAGACCATAGAATAGACGACTATTTCTCACATAACAATCTTCTGGCAGCCTTATAGTTTGCAGCATTATCAGTGACTAAATGAATTAAATTTTGACGACCAAAAATCTCACTAAATAAGCTGCATAGAGTTTGGGCATTACTCTCTATATCTAATGCATCAACTGATTTGATGAAGGAAATCCCTTTTGTAcaatactgtaacatcccaaaattcaagcccaaaaatttcatttttgattagttaattcataaaacattcattagaaaacattgtataaacacgtcatctcaaaaccaagtagCATATTTaaaacccacaaccatgaacaaatgtcatatcagagtacaatcccaaaaaacaccatgcggaaaatcatatgtgtgtgtgtgatgccatgctacgccgccgtctccttccccttggatgaagaggtacctgaaaccaaacactgaaaccgtaagcacaaagcttagtgagtttccccatcataccacataccatacaataccatcggtatctttcaaccggtaatcatcatcggtatctttcaacgagtaatcgtcatcggtatctttcaaccagtaatcgtcatcggtatctttcagccggtaactggggactattccacccctaccactagcatacgatAGCAAGATAaaagcacacattc includes these proteins:
- the LOC111890637 gene encoding uncharacterized protein LOC111890637 gives rise to the protein MSELPQVADLVTLASRVTIFVYNHKWPLNWLRKRLGWTEIIRPGATRFGTAFIALKSLCDHKHDLQAMVTSPDYKKIKVMTPMLRLLRICDSDEKPALGYVYERMYRAKKGTKKLFHNNKEMLRKSHHAAAYWLNPIFQYDQESFCKKPEVVVGVMDMIERYSSDGTVSGLTLMDQLKLFHEHEGSFGRTLAFYSRNTTRPDALELQKFAIRILSQTASSSRCEQDLSVLERIHTERRNRLEHQRFNDLVYVHYNSRLQNRLKDHKKSYDPIDYECIDKIEFWVVDEITEGEPSYTELENMVEDEPPNYNESTIFSKIEFLFDIEDDEEDDVGVSLEQIESKRQ